A section of the Akkermansia muciniphila genome encodes:
- the gltB gene encoding glutamate synthase large subunit, producing the protein MNSDQFETGIPAPQGLYDFEQERDACGVGLVADLKNEPSHKIIEMGITVLKRLMHRGAVGSDPETGDGAGIMLALPDEFFRLALPNQLPARGKYGVAMIFGGSGHEKELEAAVTENGGAVIAWRQVPVNPDSIGANARRSCPLIRQLFIDGSGFTDQAELERKLFVMRRDMERRVEGCYVCSCSSRSIVYKGLFLGTQIEGFYEDLASGHFKSPLALVHQRYSTNTFPTWSLAHPFRYLAHNGEINTLRGNLNHLKVREPHLASPLLGDDMQKLLPLVPPGQSDSACLDNMVELLVAGGRDLRHAMLMLMPQAWGANYHLGPDVRGFFEYHSAMMEPWDGPTAVVFSDGVNAGAMLDRNGLRPARYTLTTDDIFILASETGVVDIPAEKVARRGRLRPGEMIYCDLVNHRLVSDTETKNEMARRMPYRRWVEKNKISVRSLFDSVSASAEMPDLTARQRRFGFTQEDIDLIIRPMMMKGAEPIGSMGNDAPLAVLSGKAPLLFNYFKQLFAQVTNPPIDPIREELVMSLTTYIGNHPNILEETPEHARLIKMARPVITDEELNRLCGIREAGFPSARLSMQFPEGGNGKDLRETLASLAESAVGLVKSGVRILVLTDRSVSPGYLPIPSLLACSVVHRALADAGLRSEAGLILETGEARETMHFALLLGFGATAVNPYLALATVTSLAAPQDCPLDVVKAASNYINAIDKGLLKIMSKMGISTLRSYRSSQLFEAVGLNRELIEEYFPGTVSRIGGIGLEEIAMECGQRAAGATAQQEALDAGGQYKYKKGGENHLWNPQTLQAFRTAVRENNVEKYREFAEYSNHQAAHLCTLRGLFEFNPADAVPLEEVESADSILHRFVSGAMSLGSLSPEAHEAIAIAMNKIGAKSNSGEGGEDEARYEPNARGEIRSSAVKQVASGRFGVTINYLRHASELQIKMAQGAKPGEGGQLPAHKVDPYIARLRHSMPNVSLISPPPHHDIYSIEDLAQLIYDLRNSNPEARVSVKLVSEVGIGAVAAGVVKAHADVVVVSGHDGGTGASPLTSVKHAGLPWELGLAETQQTLVLNKLRSRVRLQVDGQLRTGRDVVMAALLGAEEFGFGTAVLVSLGCAMLRKCHENTCPVGVATQDPALRAKFSGKPEYVINYLRFVAQETREILASLGLRSLDEAVGRTDLLSMNRAIDFYKAQRLDFSSILHAAEGDGRRFDPSFEKEPLDNYDRRHLLPDLRPLLEKGASCELFREIRNVDRTVGTELSGELVMKFGPRGLADDTLTVHFTGCAGQSFGAFLAPGITFELTGEANDFVGKGLSGGKLVVRPPETISYAPSDNVIAGNVIGYGATSGKIFLHGQAGERFAIRNSGATMVVEGIGDHGCEYMTGGRVAVLGKVGVNFAAGMTGGLAYVYDADNDFDRKCNLGSVDLETVLPHSADEAELLQLIYEHYMATKSRRACDLLNNWPEERGRFVKVFPVEYRHALSMHS; encoded by the coding sequence ATGAATAGTGATCAATTCGAGACAGGCATCCCCGCGCCGCAGGGATTGTATGACTTTGAACAGGAGAGGGACGCCTGCGGCGTGGGTCTGGTGGCGGACCTGAAAAATGAACCGAGCCACAAGATCATTGAAATGGGGATCACCGTTCTCAAAAGGCTCATGCACCGCGGCGCGGTGGGGAGCGATCCTGAAACCGGGGACGGCGCGGGCATCATGCTGGCCCTGCCGGATGAATTCTTCCGCCTGGCTCTTCCCAACCAGCTTCCCGCGCGGGGGAAATACGGAGTCGCCATGATATTCGGCGGCAGCGGCCATGAAAAGGAACTGGAAGCCGCCGTCACGGAAAATGGAGGCGCGGTGATTGCCTGGAGACAGGTTCCCGTGAACCCGGACAGCATCGGCGCCAACGCCCGGCGCTCCTGCCCCCTGATCCGTCAATTATTCATTGACGGCAGCGGCTTCACGGACCAGGCGGAATTGGAGCGCAAGCTCTTCGTGATGCGCCGTGACATGGAACGGCGCGTAGAAGGCTGCTACGTATGCAGCTGTTCCAGCCGCAGCATTGTATACAAGGGACTGTTCCTGGGTACGCAGATTGAAGGATTTTATGAAGACCTGGCCAGCGGGCACTTTAAATCCCCCCTGGCCCTGGTGCACCAGCGCTACAGCACCAACACCTTTCCCACCTGGAGCCTGGCCCATCCCTTCCGCTACCTGGCCCACAACGGGGAAATCAACACCCTGCGCGGGAACCTGAACCACCTGAAGGTGCGGGAACCGCATCTGGCCTCCCCCCTGCTGGGGGACGACATGCAGAAGCTGCTGCCGCTGGTTCCCCCCGGCCAGAGCGACTCCGCCTGCCTGGACAACATGGTGGAGCTGCTGGTGGCCGGCGGCCGCGACCTGCGCCACGCCATGCTCATGCTCATGCCGCAGGCCTGGGGCGCCAACTACCATCTGGGGCCGGACGTGCGCGGATTCTTTGAATACCACTCCGCCATGATGGAACCCTGGGACGGTCCCACTGCCGTGGTCTTTTCCGACGGGGTCAACGCCGGGGCCATGCTGGACCGCAACGGACTGCGCCCGGCCCGCTACACGCTGACCACGGACGACATATTCATTCTGGCCTCGGAAACGGGCGTGGTGGACATACCCGCGGAAAAAGTCGCGCGCCGCGGCCGCCTGCGTCCAGGGGAAATGATCTACTGCGACTTGGTGAACCACCGGTTGGTGTCCGATACGGAAACCAAGAATGAAATGGCCCGGCGCATGCCATACCGCCGCTGGGTGGAGAAAAACAAGATTTCCGTCCGCTCCCTGTTTGATTCCGTCTCCGCTTCCGCGGAAATGCCGGACCTCACCGCGCGCCAGCGGCGGTTCGGGTTCACGCAAGAGGACATCGACCTGATCATCCGGCCCATGATGATGAAAGGCGCGGAACCCATCGGCTCCATGGGGAACGACGCTCCCCTGGCCGTCCTCTCCGGGAAGGCCCCGCTCCTGTTCAACTACTTCAAGCAATTGTTCGCGCAGGTGACCAACCCGCCCATTGACCCCATCCGGGAAGAGCTGGTCATGAGCCTCACCACGTACATAGGCAACCATCCCAACATTCTGGAAGAAACGCCGGAACACGCCCGGCTGATCAAGATGGCGCGCCCCGTCATTACGGATGAAGAACTCAACCGCCTCTGCGGCATCCGGGAGGCGGGGTTCCCGTCCGCCAGGCTTTCCATGCAGTTCCCGGAAGGCGGGAACGGGAAAGACCTGCGGGAAACGCTCGCCAGCCTGGCGGAATCCGCCGTGGGGCTGGTCAAATCCGGCGTGCGCATCCTGGTGTTGACGGACCGCAGCGTCAGCCCCGGTTATCTGCCCATCCCCAGCCTGCTGGCCTGTTCCGTGGTGCACCGTGCGCTGGCGGATGCGGGGCTGAGATCGGAAGCCGGGTTGATTCTGGAAACGGGGGAAGCGCGGGAAACCATGCACTTTGCCCTGCTGCTGGGTTTCGGCGCTACGGCGGTGAACCCGTACTTGGCCCTGGCTACGGTCACCTCCCTGGCCGCGCCCCAGGACTGCCCGCTGGACGTAGTGAAGGCGGCCAGCAACTACATCAACGCCATTGACAAGGGACTGCTTAAAATCATGTCCAAAATGGGCATCTCCACCCTGCGCAGCTACCGTTCCTCCCAGTTGTTCGAGGCTGTGGGGCTGAACAGGGAATTGATTGAGGAATACTTTCCCGGCACCGTCAGCCGCATAGGCGGCATCGGGCTGGAGGAAATAGCCATGGAATGCGGCCAGCGCGCCGCGGGCGCCACCGCACAACAGGAAGCCCTGGATGCGGGCGGGCAGTACAAGTATAAAAAGGGAGGGGAGAACCATCTCTGGAATCCGCAGACCCTCCAGGCCTTCCGCACCGCCGTGCGGGAAAACAACGTGGAAAAGTACCGCGAATTCGCGGAATACAGCAACCACCAGGCTGCGCACCTCTGCACCCTGCGCGGGCTGTTTGAGTTCAATCCCGCGGACGCTGTTCCGCTGGAGGAAGTGGAAAGCGCGGACTCCATCCTGCACCGCTTCGTCTCCGGGGCCATGTCCCTGGGCTCCCTCAGTCCGGAAGCGCATGAGGCCATCGCCATTGCGATGAACAAAATCGGCGCGAAAAGCAATTCCGGGGAAGGGGGCGAGGATGAGGCGCGCTACGAGCCTAACGCCCGGGGAGAAATCCGTTCCAGCGCGGTCAAGCAGGTAGCCAGCGGCCGCTTCGGCGTGACCATCAACTACCTGCGGCACGCGTCCGAACTGCAGATCAAGATGGCCCAGGGCGCCAAGCCCGGAGAGGGCGGCCAGCTTCCGGCCCATAAGGTGGACCCGTACATTGCGCGGCTGCGCCACTCCATGCCGAACGTCAGCCTCATCTCCCCGCCTCCGCATCATGATATCTACTCCATTGAGGACCTGGCCCAGTTGATTTACGACCTCCGGAACTCCAACCCGGAAGCCCGCGTCTCCGTCAAGCTCGTCTCGGAAGTGGGTATTGGCGCCGTGGCCGCCGGGGTAGTGAAGGCCCATGCGGACGTGGTGGTGGTCAGCGGGCATGACGGCGGCACGGGGGCTTCCCCCCTCACCAGCGTGAAGCACGCCGGGCTGCCGTGGGAACTGGGGCTGGCGGAAACGCAGCAAACCTTAGTGCTCAACAAGCTCCGTTCCCGCGTCAGGCTTCAGGTGGACGGACAGCTCCGCACTGGACGGGACGTGGTGATGGCGGCCCTGCTGGGGGCGGAGGAATTCGGCTTCGGCACCGCCGTTCTGGTTTCCCTGGGCTGCGCGATGCTCCGCAAGTGCCATGAAAACACGTGCCCGGTGGGTGTTGCCACGCAGGACCCGGCCCTGAGGGCCAAATTCAGCGGAAAGCCGGAATACGTCATCAACTACCTCCGCTTCGTAGCGCAGGAAACGCGTGAAATCCTGGCTTCCCTGGGACTCCGTTCCCTGGATGAGGCGGTAGGCCGCACGGACCTGCTCTCCATGAACAGGGCCATTGACTTCTACAAGGCGCAGCGCCTGGACTTCTCCTCCATTCTGCATGCGGCGGAAGGAGACGGGCGGCGGTTTGACCCCTCCTTTGAAAAGGAACCGCTGGACAACTACGACCGCCGCCATTTGCTGCCGGACCTGCGGCCCCTGCTGGAAAAGGGTGCCTCTTGCGAACTCTTCCGGGAAATCCGCAACGTGGACCGGACGGTGGGCACGGAACTCTCCGGGGAACTGGTCATGAAATTCGGTCCGCGCGGCCTGGCGGATGACACCCTGACGGTGCATTTCACCGGATGCGCCGGGCAGAGCTTCGGCGCCTTTCTGGCTCCCGGAATCACGTTTGAACTGACGGGAGAGGCGAATGACTTTGTAGGCAAGGGGCTCTCCGGCGGCAAGCTCGTCGTGCGGCCTCCGGAAACCATCTCCTATGCTCCGTCGGATAACGTCATTGCGGGCAATGTCATCGGCTACGGGGCCACGTCCGGAAAAATCTTCCTGCACGGGCAGGCCGGGGAACGCTTCGCCATCCGCAACAGCGGAGCCACGATGGTGGTGGAGGGCATCGGCGACCACGGCTGCGAATACATGACCGGAGGCCGTGTGGCGGTGCTCGGCAAGGTGGGCGTCAACTTCGCCGCGGGAATGACCGGAGGCCTGGCCTACGTGTACGACGCGGACAACGACTTTGACCGGAAATGCAACCTGGGCAGCGTGGACCTGGAAACGGTCCTGCCCCATTCAGCCGATGAGGCGGAACTGCTCCAGCTCATTTATGAACACTACATGGCCACAAAGAGCCGCCGGGCCTGCGACCTGCTGAACAACTGGCCGGAGGAGCGCGGCAGGTTCGTCAAGGTCTTCCCGGTGGAATACCGTCACGCCCTGTCCATGCATTCCTGA
- the carA gene encoding glutamine-hydrolyzing carbamoyl-phosphate synthase small subunit, with translation MRAILALEDGSVFIGSHFGATGTEVGEACFNTSMTGYQEVLTDPSYSGQIVTMTYPLIGNYGINPEDYESGKAQVSGFVVAELAKVHSNWRATEALGPWLEKQGIIGIEGVDTRKIAKHLRSAGAMRACLTTELTPEEAVEAARKAPSMEGCNIVDKIGSHPMTPEEVDALVTDRELPPVEYDLVAFDFGIKYNILRQLRENGFRVTVVPAHTTAEEVLAMKPDGVFLSNGPGDPATLTDIHREVGALIGKVPMFGICLGHQIISHALGAKTFKLKFGHRGANHPVKDLRTGKISITSQNHGFAVDPATVPDDVEITLMNLNDGTVEGIAHKTLPVFSVQYHPEAAPGPRDPQYLFRDFKRMIASCKR, from the coding sequence ATGAGAGCCATTCTCGCACTGGAAGACGGCAGCGTCTTCATCGGTTCACACTTCGGAGCCACGGGCACGGAAGTGGGGGAAGCCTGCTTCAACACCTCCATGACCGGCTACCAGGAAGTCCTGACGGACCCGTCCTACAGCGGCCAGATCGTCACGATGACCTATCCCCTGATCGGCAATTACGGCATCAACCCGGAAGATTACGAGTCCGGCAAGGCGCAGGTCAGCGGCTTTGTGGTGGCGGAGCTGGCGAAGGTCCATTCCAACTGGCGCGCCACGGAGGCCCTGGGCCCCTGGCTGGAAAAGCAGGGCATCATCGGCATTGAGGGGGTGGACACCCGCAAGATTGCCAAGCACTTGCGCTCCGCCGGAGCCATGCGCGCCTGCCTCACCACGGAACTGACGCCGGAGGAAGCCGTGGAAGCCGCCAGAAAGGCCCCTTCCATGGAAGGGTGCAACATCGTGGACAAGATCGGCTCCCACCCCATGACGCCGGAGGAAGTGGACGCCCTGGTGACGGACCGGGAACTGCCCCCCGTGGAGTATGACCTTGTAGCCTTCGACTTCGGCATCAAGTACAACATCCTGCGCCAGTTGAGGGAAAACGGCTTCCGCGTGACCGTAGTCCCGGCACACACTACGGCGGAGGAGGTGCTCGCCATGAAACCGGACGGCGTTTTTCTTTCCAACGGCCCCGGGGACCCCGCTACGCTGACGGACATCCACCGGGAGGTGGGCGCCCTGATCGGTAAAGTGCCCATGTTCGGCATCTGCCTGGGACACCAGATCATTTCCCACGCGCTGGGGGCGAAGACCTTCAAGCTCAAGTTCGGCCACCGCGGGGCCAACCATCCGGTGAAGGACCTCCGCACGGGCAAAATCAGCATCACGTCCCAGAACCACGGATTCGCCGTGGACCCGGCAACCGTGCCTGACGACGTGGAGATCACGCTGATGAACCTGAATGACGGCACCGTGGAAGGCATCGCCCACAAGACGCTCCCCGTCTTCAGCGTGCAGTACCATCCGGAAGCCGCTCCAGGCCCAAGGGATCCCCAGTACCTGTTCCGCGACTTCAAGCGAATGATTGCATCCTGCAAACGATAA
- a CDS encoding glutamine synthetase III, which yields MSDSTRTQAISAIASLPVSGVSESAPVSIDYYGADVFSTEVMKQYLPKDTAKTLLATIQDGLPLNADIAADVAHAMKQWALERGATHYTHWFQPMTGSTAEKHDSFLDPRGMEAIMSFSGKNLIVSEPDASSFPSGGLRCTFEARGYTAWDPTSPAFIKRHGNGATLCIPTAYCSYTGDALDKKTPLLRSRQALSNAARRLMKCFNLPDSRVTITLGAEQEYFLIDKNFYLNRPDLVQTGRTLFGAPPAKHQQLEDHYFGSIKPRILNFMNDVETELWRLGIPAKTRHNEVAPAQFELAPLFEDVNLAIDHNMLVMEILRQQASRHGLVCLLHEKPFVGVNGSGKHNNWSISYGNKNLLDPGTDPQQNAIFLTVLTAIIEAVDKHSDLLRTSVASAGNDHRLGANEAPPAIISIFLGDQLNEVIENIINGEAGCGRRNDTLKIGVDTLPILPRDATDRNRTSPFAFTGNKFEFRAPGSAQSCAGPMITLNTIVAEAFDSLAEELSSFAPETFLVQLQETLKRRISGHKRIIFNGDNYSEEWVKEAERRGLPNLKNTMSALHTLVNEKNVALFEKYGVFSRRELESRFEIFLEEYHRRIRIEGRLSWEMAATIILPALRNEYKQTVSALSRALDAKQDSGTSALRKLADKLGNALDSIVSDLDTLETALTSCHEDILAGMSRLRTSVDAAEALVNDRSWPLPKYREMLFIY from the coding sequence ATGAGTGACTCTACCAGAACACAAGCCATCAGCGCCATCGCCTCCCTGCCCGTGAGCGGAGTGAGCGAGAGCGCCCCTGTCAGCATTGATTATTACGGCGCCGACGTTTTCAGCACGGAGGTGATGAAGCAGTACCTGCCCAAGGATACGGCCAAGACCCTTCTGGCCACCATTCAGGACGGCCTGCCGCTGAACGCGGACATCGCCGCGGACGTGGCCCATGCCATGAAACAGTGGGCCCTGGAACGGGGAGCCACCCATTACACACACTGGTTCCAGCCCATGACAGGCTCCACGGCGGAGAAGCATGATTCCTTCCTGGACCCCAGGGGCATGGAGGCTATCATGAGCTTTTCCGGCAAGAACCTGATTGTGAGCGAGCCGGACGCGTCCAGCTTCCCTTCCGGAGGCCTGCGCTGCACGTTTGAGGCCCGCGGCTATACCGCATGGGACCCCACCAGCCCCGCGTTCATCAAGCGCCACGGCAACGGAGCCACCCTGTGCATCCCCACCGCCTATTGTTCCTACACGGGTGACGCCCTGGACAAGAAGACACCCCTGCTCCGTTCCCGGCAGGCGCTGAGCAACGCCGCCAGAAGGCTGATGAAGTGCTTCAACCTGCCGGATTCCCGCGTGACCATCACGCTGGGGGCGGAACAGGAGTATTTCCTGATCGACAAGAATTTCTACCTGAACCGCCCGGACCTGGTCCAGACGGGGCGCACCCTGTTCGGCGCGCCGCCCGCCAAGCACCAGCAGCTGGAGGACCACTACTTCGGCTCCATCAAGCCCCGCATCCTGAATTTCATGAATGATGTGGAAACGGAACTCTGGCGGCTGGGCATTCCGGCCAAGACGCGCCACAATGAGGTGGCCCCGGCCCAGTTTGAGCTGGCCCCCCTGTTTGAGGACGTGAACCTGGCGATTGACCACAACATGCTGGTGATGGAAATCCTGCGCCAGCAGGCCAGCAGGCACGGCCTGGTGTGCCTGCTCCATGAAAAGCCCTTCGTGGGCGTCAACGGCTCCGGCAAGCATAATAACTGGTCCATCTCCTACGGGAACAAGAACCTGCTGGATCCCGGCACGGACCCGCAGCAGAACGCCATTTTCCTGACGGTGCTGACCGCCATTATTGAGGCCGTGGACAAGCACAGCGACCTGCTCCGGACTTCCGTAGCCAGCGCCGGGAACGACCACCGCCTGGGGGCGAACGAGGCGCCCCCCGCCATTATCTCCATTTTCCTGGGCGACCAGCTTAATGAGGTGATTGAGAATATCATCAATGGGGAAGCCGGATGCGGCAGACGGAACGACACGCTCAAGATCGGCGTGGATACGCTGCCCATCCTGCCCAGGGACGCCACGGACCGCAACCGCACCAGCCCGTTCGCCTTCACCGGGAACAAGTTCGAGTTCCGCGCGCCCGGTTCCGCCCAGTCCTGCGCCGGGCCCATGATCACCCTGAACACCATCGTGGCGGAGGCCTTCGATTCCCTGGCGGAAGAACTTTCCTCCTTCGCGCCGGAGACCTTCCTGGTCCAGCTTCAGGAAACGCTCAAGCGCCGGATTTCCGGACACAAGAGGATTATTTTCAACGGAGACAATTATTCCGAGGAATGGGTGAAGGAGGCGGAACGCCGCGGGCTGCCCAACCTGAAGAATACGATGAGCGCCCTCCATACCCTGGTCAATGAAAAGAACGTGGCCCTGTTTGAGAAGTACGGCGTGTTTTCCAGAAGGGAGCTGGAATCCCGGTTTGAGATTTTCCTGGAAGAATACCACAGGCGCATCCGCATTGAAGGGCGCCTGTCCTGGGAAATGGCCGCCACCATCATCCTCCCTGCCCTGCGCAATGAGTACAAGCAAACCGTTTCCGCGCTTTCCAGGGCGCTGGACGCCAAGCAGGACTCCGGCACTTCCGCCCTGCGGAAGCTGGCGGACAAGCTGGGCAATGCCCTGGATTCCATCGTGTCCGACCTGGATACGCTGGAAACGGCGCTCACGAGCTGCCATGAGGACATCCTTGCCGGGATGTCCCGATTGAGAACCAGCGTCGACGCAGCAGAAGCCCTGGTGAACGACCGGTCCTGGCCTCTCCCCAAGTACCGGGAAATGCTGTTCATCTATTAG
- the carB gene encoding carbamoyl-phosphate synthase large subunit translates to MPKDTSIKKILVIGSGPIVIGQGCEFDYSGTQACKALREEGYEVVLVNSNPATIMTDPETAPRTYIEPITPEFVEKIIIREKPDALLPTLGGQTALNCAMELFRSGVLERENVCMIGANADAIDRGEDRSLFKEAMIRIGLDVPCSGIAHTMEEARQVARDIGTFPLIIRPAFTLGGMGGGVAYNKTEFEEICARGLDLSPVSEILIEESLIGWKEFEMEVMRDRADNCVVICSIENIDPMGVHTGDSITVAPIQTLTDREYQVMRDASFAVIREIGVETGGSNIQFAINPANGRMIVIEMNPRVSRSSALASKATGFPIAKLAAKLAVGYTLDELRNDITRETPACFEPAIDYVVTKVPRFTFEKFKQADEHLTTSMKSVGEAMAIGRTFKESLQKALRSLETGRWGWGFDAKAPRNATAEEIARKLGVPTAERIFWIQTAFSNGFTLEEVHQITQIDPWFLAQMQDLAKAGDRLDTLDLREAKKLGFSDRQIALARGTTEEHVQKERVEQGIIPGYRLVDTCAAEFEAYTPYFYSTYGDENEARDTGRKKILILGGGPNRIGQGIEFDYCCVHASMALRELGYETIIVNSNPETVSTDYDSSDKLFFEPLTLEDVLHICAQEKPDGVIVQFGGQTPLNLANALEAHGVPIIGTSPKAIDLAEDREHFSALLKELGLKQADAGTATNVEDAAAIAARIGYPVLLRPSFVLGGRGMIIVYEEKELRRYMTEAVEASEERPVLIDRFLENAVEIDVDVIADRERAVIGAIMQHVEPAGIHSGDSASMIPAMGISMKMHKEITRASKELARRLNVCGLMNIQFAVKEEQLYVIEVNPRASRTVPFVSKAIGKPLAKLAAQIMAGKTLEELGFTREITPEYHCVKEAVFPWGRFPGIDVVLGPEMKSTGEVMGIDPDPDIAFAKSQISAFNPLPAEGKVFISVNDRDKERVLHMARQLADMGFILCATRGTMIHLLQHDIECERAYKVNEERRPNIVDHIKNGEINFIINTPGSHDARADDIIIRSSAIATKTSYCTNLASAQACVNAIEALKNRDLQVRTIQEYHAETL, encoded by the coding sequence ATGCCTAAAGACACCTCCATCAAAAAAATTCTCGTGATCGGCTCCGGCCCGATCGTCATCGGCCAGGGTTGTGAATTCGACTACTCCGGCACCCAGGCCTGCAAAGCCCTCCGGGAAGAGGGTTATGAAGTGGTGCTGGTCAATTCCAATCCCGCCACGATCATGACGGATCCGGAGACCGCCCCGCGCACCTACATTGAACCGATCACTCCGGAGTTTGTAGAGAAGATCATCATCCGGGAGAAGCCGGACGCCCTCCTTCCCACCCTGGGCGGACAGACGGCCCTGAACTGCGCCATGGAGCTGTTCCGCAGCGGCGTGCTGGAACGGGAGAATGTGTGCATGATAGGCGCCAACGCGGACGCCATTGACCGCGGGGAGGACCGCAGCCTGTTCAAGGAGGCCATGATCCGCATCGGCCTGGACGTGCCGTGCTCCGGCATCGCCCACACCATGGAGGAGGCCCGGCAGGTTGCACGGGACATCGGCACCTTCCCCCTCATCATACGCCCCGCCTTCACGCTGGGCGGCATGGGCGGCGGCGTGGCGTACAACAAGACGGAGTTTGAGGAAATCTGCGCCCGCGGGCTGGACCTCTCCCCCGTATCGGAAATCCTGATTGAAGAATCCCTGATCGGCTGGAAGGAGTTTGAAATGGAAGTCATGCGTGACCGCGCGGACAATTGCGTGGTAATCTGCTCCATTGAAAATATTGACCCCATGGGCGTGCATACCGGGGATTCCATCACCGTGGCCCCCATCCAGACCCTGACGGACCGGGAATACCAGGTGATGCGGGACGCCTCCTTCGCCGTCATCCGGGAGATCGGCGTGGAAACGGGCGGCTCCAACATCCAGTTCGCCATTAATCCGGCCAACGGACGCATGATCGTCATTGAGATGAATCCCCGCGTTTCCCGTTCCTCCGCCCTGGCCTCCAAGGCCACGGGCTTCCCCATTGCCAAGCTGGCCGCCAAGCTGGCCGTGGGCTACACGCTGGACGAATTGCGCAACGACATCACGCGGGAAACTCCCGCCTGCTTCGAACCCGCCATTGACTACGTGGTCACGAAGGTTCCGCGCTTTACGTTTGAAAAGTTCAAACAGGCGGACGAGCACCTGACCACCTCCATGAAATCCGTGGGGGAAGCCATGGCCATCGGCCGCACGTTCAAGGAATCCCTGCAAAAGGCCCTGCGCTCCCTGGAAACGGGACGCTGGGGGTGGGGTTTTGACGCCAAGGCTCCCCGCAACGCGACGGCGGAGGAGATTGCCCGGAAGCTGGGCGTTCCCACCGCGGAACGCATTTTCTGGATACAGACGGCGTTCAGCAACGGCTTCACCCTGGAGGAGGTCCACCAGATCACCCAGATAGACCCCTGGTTCCTGGCCCAGATGCAGGACCTGGCGAAGGCGGGGGACCGCCTGGACACACTGGACCTGCGGGAAGCCAAGAAACTGGGCTTTTCAGACAGGCAGATCGCGCTGGCCCGCGGAACCACGGAAGAACATGTCCAGAAGGAACGCGTGGAACAGGGCATCATTCCCGGCTACCGCCTGGTGGACACCTGCGCGGCGGAGTTTGAGGCGTACACGCCCTATTTCTACTCCACTTATGGGGATGAAAACGAGGCGCGCGACACAGGCCGCAAGAAAATCCTCATCCTGGGCGGGGGACCGAACCGCATCGGCCAGGGCATTGAGTTCGACTACTGCTGCGTGCACGCCTCCATGGCCCTGCGGGAGCTGGGGTATGAAACCATCATCGTCAATTCCAATCCGGAAACCGTCTCCACGGACTACGATTCCTCAGACAAGCTTTTCTTTGAACCCCTGACACTGGAAGACGTGCTCCATATCTGCGCGCAGGAAAAACCGGACGGCGTCATCGTCCAGTTCGGCGGCCAGACGCCGCTGAATCTCGCCAACGCCCTGGAAGCCCACGGCGTGCCCATCATCGGCACCAGCCCGAAGGCTATTGACCTGGCGGAAGACCGCGAGCATTTCTCCGCCCTGCTGAAAGAGCTGGGGCTGAAGCAGGCGGACGCCGGAACCGCCACCAACGTGGAGGACGCCGCCGCCATCGCCGCGCGCATCGGTTATCCGGTGCTTCTGCGCCCCTCCTTTGTGCTGGGCGGGCGCGGCATGATCATTGTGTATGAAGAGAAGGAATTGCGCCGGTACATGACGGAGGCCGTGGAAGCTTCCGAGGAACGTCCCGTGCTGATCGACCGCTTCCTGGAAAACGCCGTGGAAATTGACGTGGACGTCATCGCGGACCGGGAACGTGCCGTCATCGGCGCCATCATGCAGCACGTGGAACCGGCGGGCATCCACTCCGGGGACTCCGCCAGCATGATTCCGGCCATGGGCATATCCATGAAAATGCACAAGGAAATCACGCGGGCTTCCAAGGAACTGGCGCGCCGCCTGAACGTCTGCGGGCTGATGAACATCCAGTTTGCCGTGAAGGAGGAACAGCTTTACGTGATTGAGGTCAATCCGCGCGCCTCCCGCACGGTGCCCTTCGTCTCCAAGGCCATCGGCAAGCCCCTCGCCAAGCTGGCCGCCCAGATCATGGCGGGAAAGACGCTGGAGGAACTGGGCTTTACCCGGGAAATCACGCCGGAATACCACTGCGTGAAGGAGGCCGTCTTCCCATGGGGCCGCTTCCCGGGCATCGACGTGGTGCTGGGACCGGAAATGAAGTCCACCGGGGAAGTCATGGGGATTGACCCGGACCCGGACATCGCCTTTGCCAAGTCCCAGATCAGCGCCTTCAACCCGCTGCCCGCGGAGGGCAAGGTGTTCATCTCCGTGAATGACCGGGACAAGGAGCGGGTGCTCCACATGGCCCGCCAGCTGGCGGACATGGGTTTCATCCTGTGCGCCACACGCGGCACGATGATCCACCTGCTCCAGCACGACATTGAATGCGAACGCGCCTACAAGGTGAACGAGGAGCGGCGCCCGAACATTGTGGACCACATCAAGAACGGGGAGATCAATTTCATCATCAACACTCCCGGCTCCCATGACGCCCGTGCGGACGACATTATCATCCGCTCCTCCGCCATCGCCACCAAAACGTCCTACTGCACGAACCTGGCCTCCGCCCAGGCCTGCGTGAACGCCATCGAGGCGCTGAAAAACCGGGACCTCCAGGTTCGCACCATTCAGGAATACCACGCTGAAACCCTTTAA